A stretch of Pseudomonas sp. CCC3.1 DNA encodes these proteins:
- a CDS encoding nucleotidyltransferase domain-containing protein has product MPDRAVAPDQELWRPWTPAELAARLKTVSLPWCVVGGWALDLWLGEKTREHDDIEFTMLRDDFPEFRHAFSDLDMYTVRDGVLTFLPAGHVPGMDIQQVWCFDPVAQAWRVDMMIESGSPEEWVYKRDVSIRFPRTEMLCLSREGIPYLRPAAILLFKSLRVRPKDEEDFHKTLPTLPDVEVAWLRQHLLKLHPGHHWINLL; this is encoded by the coding sequence ATGCCGGACAGGGCTGTCGCGCCGGATCAAGAACTATGGCGTCCATGGACGCCCGCTGAGTTGGCTGCTCGCCTGAAGACCGTCTCGCTTCCATGGTGCGTTGTCGGCGGCTGGGCGCTTGATCTATGGCTCGGTGAAAAGACCAGGGAACATGACGATATAGAGTTCACGATGTTGCGAGATGATTTCCCGGAATTTCGGCACGCGTTTAGCGATCTCGACATGTACACCGTGAGGGATGGAGTGCTCACCTTTCTCCCCGCGGGTCATGTCCCAGGAATGGACATCCAGCAGGTGTGGTGTTTCGATCCAGTTGCTCAAGCTTGGCGGGTGGACATGATGATTGAATCTGGAAGTCCCGAAGAATGGGTTTACAAACGGGATGTGTCTATCCGCTTTCCCCGTACAGAAATGTTGTGTTTGAGCCGTGAAGGCATTCCATATTTAAGGCCTGCGGCGATCCTCTTGTTCAAATCCCTGCGCGTGCGGCCCAAAGATGAAGAAGACTTTCATAAGACCTTGCCGACACTGCCCGATGTGGAAGTGGCGTGGCTGAGACAGCATTTGCTGAAGCTTCATCCGGGGCATCACTGGATAAACCTTTTGTGA
- a CDS encoding Dyp-type peroxidase, with protein MSLYQPGILAKPVPPQARYMFFALKSVEALPTALDTLSQWVDGKSVVAGLGSPLVLALGAKVQGLRVFPALNAVVENPSTQHALWLWLLGDDRGELLHRSQAIEVALAPAFNLLQVTEGFRYSTDRDLTGYEDGTENPVDEAAINAAVVASAGPGLDGGVFVAVQQWQHDLNGFAARPQSEQDNMIGRRKSDNEELDDAPESAHVKRTAQESFSPEAFTVRRSMPWTENGKSGLMFVSFSRALSAFEVQLRRMSGMEDGIVDALYSFSRPLNGGYYWCPPLKDGRLDLSVLRPA; from the coding sequence ATGAGTCTTTACCAGCCTGGCATCCTCGCCAAACCCGTGCCGCCGCAGGCGCGCTATATGTTTTTCGCCCTCAAGTCTGTAGAGGCACTGCCGACTGCACTCGACACGCTGTCGCAGTGGGTAGACGGCAAAAGCGTTGTAGCAGGCTTGGGTTCACCGCTGGTACTGGCCTTGGGTGCAAAAGTGCAGGGCTTGCGCGTGTTCCCGGCACTCAACGCGGTGGTTGAAAACCCATCGACCCAGCACGCCCTGTGGCTGTGGTTGCTGGGTGATGATCGCGGCGAGTTGCTGCACCGCAGCCAGGCCATCGAAGTGGCGCTGGCGCCAGCCTTCAACCTGCTGCAAGTCACCGAAGGCTTTCGCTACAGCACCGATCGTGACCTGACCGGCTATGAAGACGGCACTGAAAACCCGGTGGATGAAGCGGCGATCAACGCCGCAGTCGTTGCTAGCGCCGGGCCCGGCCTGGACGGCGGCGTGTTTGTCGCTGTGCAGCAGTGGCAGCACGACCTGAACGGCTTTGCAGCCCGCCCGCAATCCGAACAGGACAACATGATTGGCCGTCGCAAAAGCGACAACGAAGAACTCGACGACGCGCCGGAATCGGCCCACGTCAAACGCACCGCTCAAGAAAGCTTCTCGCCTGAGGCCTTCACCGTGCGTCGCTCTATGCCTTGGACTGAAAACGGCAAATCGGGGCTGATGTTTGTTTCTTTCAGCCGCGCTCTGAGTGCATTTGAAGTTCAACTGCGTCGCATGAGCGGCATGGAAGACGGCATCGTTGATGCGCTCTACAGCTTTAGTCGCCCGTTGAACGGTGGCTACTACTGGTGCCCACCGCTTAAAGACGGCCGTCTGGATTTGAGCGTTCTGCGCCCGGCATAA
- a CDS encoding methyl-accepting chemotaxis protein — protein MRELAKHMQQAGDGIEALNDQSQVIGSIVKTISAIAEQTNLLALNAAIEAARAGEQGRGFAVVADEVRQLASRTSKATEEIISVVRKNQDMASHAVALIADGKRQAEEGLSLAAEAGTVIVEIQDGAKKVVDVVGRFANQLSA, from the coding sequence ATGCGTGAGCTGGCCAAGCACATGCAGCAAGCGGGCGATGGCATCGAAGCACTGAACGATCAGTCACAGGTCATTGGCAGCATCGTCAAAACCATCAGCGCGATTGCCGAGCAAACCAACTTGCTGGCGCTTAACGCCGCGATTGAAGCCGCTCGCGCGGGTGAGCAAGGGCGTGGCTTTGCCGTGGTGGCCGATGAAGTGCGCCAACTGGCTTCGCGCACCAGCAAGGCCACCGAAGAAATCATCTCTGTGGTGCGTAAGAACCAAGACATGGCAAGCCATGCCGTGGCATTGATTGCCGATGGCAAACGGCAAGCCGAAGAGGGCCTGTCTCTGGCCGCGGAAGCCGGCACGGTGATTGTCGAAATTCAGGATGGCGCGAAAAAGGTGGTAGATGTCGTAGGGCGATTTGCTAATCAGCTATCAGCCTAA
- the hsdR gene encoding type I restriction-modification system endonuclease — MAASSNFAFLQEHDPVFLQLASTAEQTFASDPNTTLIKLRQLGEALAQDLAGRSGIEFDANTPQSELLYKLGREIQLDQNIRSLFHTLRVEGNKAVHQFRTQHREAMDGLKVGRALAIWYHQSFGKRANAFKPGPFVTPSDPSTPLRELQSKIEQLRAQLSESSQQLESNQQLAELLKCEAEEYAVLAGQMAAESKGHKQLAAEHEAALHKMRAEHEQSLKALQKKLAAQPQASKLVAQKTQQASSNFDLSEDLTRILIDQQLNDAGWDADSLDLTYSKGARPEKGKNRAIAEWPTSSPQARADYVLFAGLTPIAIVEAKRKRINIADRIPQAERYAREFELSTEHLHPWMQAGQVHPWNDGDGGRFNVPFAFACNGRPFIKQLAELSGTWFRDLRSPANIRRPLSDFYTPSDLLDLLKRDQAHAEAKLNVEDFTYLKLRDYQERAIKAVEQALANNQRDCLLAMATGTGKTRTIIGLMYRFLKTERFKRILFLVDRSALGQQALDSFNDTTLEQNHTLGQIYDIKELGDMAAQAETRIQVATVQAMVSRIFRADAPLPVGEFDCIIVDEAHRGYTLDQDMTEGELAVRDHSQYLSQYRRVLDHFDACRIGLTATPAKHTSEIFGKPVFTYSYREAVADDWLIDHEPPIRYETQLAKNGIRFEKGESVSVINTQTGEVGLEELEDELTFNIESFNRSVITPGFDAVICNELANELDPFGEEKSMIFCVNQAHAERVKNLLDGAFKAAYGEQYNQAAVQIITGQSDKVKQLIRRYKNEPHPSIAITVDLLTTGIDVPKICNLVFMRRVRSRILYEQMKGRATRRCDDIGKTVFRIYDPVDLYASLEAVDTMKPLVKNPNISLEQLVSELGNSACHDAPGSQQDSSHAHDVLDQLSQRIMRILRKAQHKAESKPSLKKKLDELQETWGVEPAKLHSHLHKLGPQLAANFVQQHSQLINQLASVSALLGSDNYPIISTHTDTLMVREQNYGKNQKPADYLESFHVFIHKQINQSVALGVVVNRPKDLTREQLREVRLLLDQNGFSEASLKSAWRSQTHLEIAASIIGYIRQAAIGEALLPFDQRVTNAMQKIYALQPWTQVQRRWLDRLARQLVHEVVIDQQQVSDAFRNDGGLKGLDRNLGGKLDVVLETLNDNLWSAAG; from the coding sequence ATGGCCGCCAGCAGCAACTTCGCTTTTCTCCAGGAACACGATCCCGTTTTCCTTCAACTTGCGAGCACAGCCGAGCAAACATTTGCCAGTGATCCCAACACCACGCTGATCAAACTGCGCCAATTGGGTGAAGCCCTGGCCCAAGACCTGGCCGGCCGCTCTGGCATCGAATTTGATGCCAATACCCCCCAATCTGAATTGCTCTACAAGCTCGGCCGTGAGATCCAACTGGATCAAAATATACGCAGCTTGTTTCATACCTTACGCGTTGAAGGGAACAAAGCCGTCCACCAATTCCGCACCCAACACCGTGAAGCCATGGATGGGCTAAAGGTGGGTCGAGCCTTGGCCATCTGGTATCACCAGTCCTTCGGCAAAAGAGCCAATGCTTTTAAGCCGGGCCCTTTTGTCACACCCAGCGACCCCAGTACTCCTCTGCGCGAGTTACAAAGCAAGATAGAACAACTCAGAGCGCAACTCAGCGAATCCAGTCAGCAACTGGAAAGTAACCAGCAACTCGCCGAACTGCTCAAATGTGAAGCCGAAGAATATGCTGTACTCGCCGGGCAGATGGCCGCCGAGTCTAAAGGCCATAAACAGCTGGCTGCAGAGCACGAAGCCGCTTTGCATAAAATGCGCGCCGAACATGAGCAAAGCCTCAAAGCACTGCAGAAAAAACTGGCCGCACAGCCACAGGCCAGCAAACTGGTTGCACAGAAAACTCAGCAGGCCAGCAGCAATTTTGATCTCTCGGAAGACCTCACCCGCATTTTGATCGACCAGCAGTTGAACGATGCCGGCTGGGACGCAGACTCCCTTGACCTCACTTACAGCAAAGGCGCGCGCCCCGAGAAGGGTAAGAACAGAGCTATTGCAGAATGGCCCACCAGCAGCCCACAAGCACGCGCCGACTACGTACTATTTGCTGGCCTGACGCCCATTGCCATCGTCGAAGCCAAGCGTAAACGCATCAATATTGCCGATCGTATTCCTCAGGCTGAGCGCTATGCCCGCGAATTCGAGCTCTCTACCGAGCACCTACACCCTTGGATGCAAGCTGGCCAGGTACACCCTTGGAACGATGGTGACGGAGGGCGCTTCAACGTGCCTTTTGCCTTCGCCTGCAACGGACGCCCTTTTATCAAGCAGCTCGCAGAACTGTCCGGCACCTGGTTTCGCGATTTACGGAGTCCGGCCAACATCCGGCGCCCGCTGTCTGACTTTTACACGCCAAGCGATCTGCTCGACCTGCTCAAGCGCGACCAAGCACACGCTGAGGCTAAGCTCAACGTGGAGGATTTTACTTACCTCAAGTTACGTGATTATCAAGAGCGCGCGATTAAAGCCGTGGAACAGGCGCTGGCTAACAACCAGCGCGACTGCTTGCTGGCCATGGCCACGGGTACTGGCAAAACCCGCACTATCATTGGCCTGATGTACCGTTTCCTGAAAACCGAACGTTTCAAACGCATCTTGTTTCTGGTCGACCGCAGCGCCCTTGGCCAGCAGGCCCTTGATTCGTTCAATGACACCACGCTTGAGCAGAATCACACCTTAGGGCAGATTTACGACATCAAAGAGCTGGGCGACATGGCTGCGCAAGCAGAAACCCGCATCCAGGTCGCCACAGTGCAAGCCATGGTCAGCCGTATTTTCCGCGCTGACGCCCCCCTTCCCGTAGGTGAATTCGATTGCATCATCGTCGACGAAGCTCACCGGGGTTACACACTCGACCAAGACATGACCGAAGGTGAGCTGGCTGTACGTGATCACAGCCAGTACTTGTCGCAGTACCGTCGCGTACTCGACCACTTCGATGCCTGTCGTATTGGCCTGACAGCAACGCCCGCCAAACACACCAGCGAAATTTTCGGTAAACCGGTATTTACCTACAGCTATCGGGAAGCCGTCGCCGATGATTGGCTCATCGATCACGAGCCGCCGATTCGCTATGAAACCCAGCTCGCTAAAAACGGAATCCGTTTTGAAAAAGGCGAATCGGTCAGCGTCATCAATACACAGACTGGCGAAGTCGGCCTGGAAGAGCTTGAAGACGAGCTCACCTTCAATATCGAGTCGTTCAACCGGAGCGTTATCACACCTGGTTTTGACGCCGTCATCTGCAATGAACTGGCTAATGAACTGGACCCGTTTGGCGAAGAGAAATCGATGATTTTCTGCGTCAACCAAGCCCATGCCGAACGCGTCAAAAACTTGCTTGATGGTGCCTTCAAGGCCGCTTATGGCGAGCAATACAACCAAGCGGCGGTGCAGATCATCACCGGGCAGAGCGATAAGGTTAAACAACTGATTCGCCGCTACAAGAACGAGCCTCACCCCAGCATCGCCATTACCGTGGACTTGTTAACTACCGGTATTGATGTGCCGAAAATATGCAATCTGGTGTTTATGCGCCGTGTACGCTCGCGCATTCTTTATGAACAAATGAAAGGCCGCGCAACCCGCCGTTGTGACGACATCGGCAAAACCGTGTTCCGCATCTATGACCCCGTGGACCTCTACGCCAGCCTCGAAGCGGTCGACACCATGAAGCCGCTGGTCAAGAACCCCAACATTTCCCTGGAGCAACTGGTCAGCGAGCTCGGCAACAGCGCCTGCCACGACGCACCCGGCAGCCAACAAGACAGCAGCCATGCTCACGATGTACTCGACCAATTGAGCCAGCGGATCATGCGCATCTTGCGCAAGGCTCAACACAAAGCCGAGAGCAAACCGAGTCTCAAGAAAAAGCTGGATGAGCTTCAGGAAACCTGGGGCGTAGAACCGGCCAAACTTCACAGCCACCTGCATAAGCTCGGCCCTCAGCTTGCCGCCAATTTTGTCCAACAACACAGCCAACTCATCAACCAACTGGCAAGCGTGAGCGCTCTACTCGGTTCGGATAACTACCCGATCATTTCCACCCATACCGACACGTTGATGGTTCGCGAGCAAAATTACGGCAAAAACCAGAAGCCAGCAGATTATCTGGAAAGCTTCCATGTGTTCATTCACAAACAGATCAACCAGTCCGTTGCCCTTGGGGTAGTCGTTAACCGGCCCAAAGACCTGACCCGCGAACAGTTGCGTGAAGTCCGCCTGCTGCTTGACCAAAACGGCTTCAGTGAGGCCAGCCTGAAAAGCGCCTGGCGCTCCCAGACCCATCTGGAAATCGCGGCCAGCATCATCGGCTATATCCGCCAGGCTGCTATCGGCGAAGCGTTGCTGCCATTTGATCAGCGTGTCACCAACGCCATGCAAAAGATCTATGCCCTGCAACCCTGGACACAGGTGCAGCGTCGTTGGTTGGATCGGTTAGCCCGACAACTAGTGCACGAAGTCGTGATTGATCAGCAGCAAGTCAGTGACGCCTTCAGGAACGATGGAGGCTTAAAAGGCCTGGACCGCAACCTTGGCGGCAAACTGGATGTGGTGCTGGAAACCTTAAACGACAACCTGTGGTCGGCTGCTGGATGA